In Synechocystis sp. PCC 6714, the following are encoded in one genomic region:
- a CDS encoding phosphoglucomutase/phosphomannomutase family protein yields MVYTPAPIKFGTDGWRGVIAAEFTFERVARVASVAAQVLAEEFGGNALPHRLIVGYDRRFMAEQFAQLVAQTVKELGFEVWLSESYAPTPAFSWAAHQEKAIGALVLTASHNPANYLGLKVKGAFGGSVGAEITEKIEAQLENALPQPQEGGSLHYFDPWPSYCQGLQAKVDVSPIRQAIHQGKLRVFADVMHGAAATGLERLLGCPIDEINGDRDPLFGGGSPEPLPKYVPKLLAALKIAAQDGASGLRVGLIFDGDADRIAAVDGQGNFLSSQGLIPILIYHLATQKGLQGEIVKTVSGSDLIPKLAELYGIPLTETAIGYKYIADRMLTSPVLIGGEESGGIGYGGHIPERDALLSALYVLETVVQCQQDISEQYQRLQQKVGFVSEYDRIDLPLSSMDVRTALVQTLNNNPLTAIAGEEVTDLITTDGYKFRMAGGGWLLIRFSGTEPLLRLYCEAPTSSRVQTVLHWAKDWANGVASAMPGSTSH; encoded by the coding sequence ATGGTTTATACTCCTGCTCCGATTAAATTTGGTACTGATGGTTGGCGGGGGGTAATCGCGGCAGAATTTACCTTTGAGCGAGTAGCTAGGGTGGCATCGGTGGCGGCCCAGGTTTTGGCGGAAGAATTTGGTGGAAATGCTCTCCCACATCGCCTCATTGTCGGCTATGACCGCCGGTTTATGGCGGAACAATTTGCCCAGTTAGTTGCCCAGACCGTGAAGGAATTGGGCTTTGAGGTGTGGCTGAGTGAAAGCTATGCCCCCACCCCTGCATTCAGTTGGGCGGCCCACCAGGAAAAGGCCATCGGTGCTTTGGTATTGACCGCCAGCCATAATCCTGCCAATTATTTAGGTTTAAAAGTTAAGGGAGCCTTTGGTGGTTCCGTCGGTGCAGAAATTACCGAGAAGATAGAAGCTCAATTAGAAAATGCCCTACCCCAGCCCCAAGAAGGGGGAAGTTTGCATTATTTTGATCCCTGGCCTAGCTATTGCCAAGGCTTGCAAGCAAAGGTGGATGTGTCCCCCATTCGGCAGGCAATTCACCAAGGAAAATTGCGGGTATTTGCCGATGTGATGCACGGGGCGGCGGCCACTGGCCTAGAGAGATTGCTGGGTTGTCCCATTGATGAAATTAACGGCGATCGGGATCCCCTATTTGGTGGTGGCTCCCCAGAACCCCTACCCAAGTATGTGCCTAAATTATTGGCAGCCCTGAAAATAGCTGCCCAGGATGGAGCGTCGGGGCTACGGGTGGGTTTAATTTTTGACGGAGACGCCGACCGCATTGCCGCAGTGGATGGCCAGGGCAATTTCCTCAGTTCCCAAGGACTCATTCCCATTTTGATTTACCACCTAGCCACACAAAAGGGACTACAGGGGGAAATTGTTAAAACCGTTAGCGGCTCTGACCTAATTCCCAAGCTGGCGGAACTGTACGGCATTCCCCTAACTGAAACGGCGATCGGCTATAAATACATTGCTGACAGAATGTTGACTAGTCCGGTTTTAATTGGTGGGGAGGAATCCGGCGGCATCGGTTATGGGGGGCATATCCCTGAACGGGACGCATTATTATCCGCTCTGTACGTGTTGGAAACGGTGGTGCAGTGTCAGCAGGATATTAGTGAACAGTACCAACGCCTCCAGCAAAAGGTTGGTTTTGTCAGTGAATATGACCGCATCGATTTACCTTTATCTAGCATGGATGTTCGCACTGCTTTGGTGCAAACCCTCAATAACAATCCCCTGACGGCGATCGCCGGGGAAGAAGTGACGGATTTAATTACCACCGATGGCTACAAATTCCGTATGGCTGGGGGCGGTTGGTTATTAATTCGTTTTAGTGGGACGGAACCTTTACTGAGGCTTTATTGCGAGGCTCCCACCAGTTCCCGGGTGCAGACGGTGCTCCACTGGGCAAAGGATTGGGCAAATGGGGTAGCATCTGCCATGCCTGGGTCAACATCTCACTGA
- a CDS encoding glutaminase encodes MGIGLNSDPKVVHHQSIPNTMAIANYRTITKTQWQGWVAAARRQALKGKLPQYIPQLSLVNAANFALDIGDQNGIIYEAGNTDLTFSLMSVVKPFLWLYILHHRGWQWAQQKVGDRPSHLPFNSVEQLEQDGGYPRNTMVNSGAICLAGQIPGATADQRCENFLTWLNHTAQCQLWLDQELLASIHSLPNPRNLAIAHLLTEKGYVEDAALALDTYNQLCCLSGCLKDLFKLGLALQCPRLPLQPDTTARVKATMAKAGLYEMSELFFQRTGFICKSGVSGLILACLPAQSPTIFACYSPPLNEDGNPVAPLALLEFLALAGKS; translated from the coding sequence ATGGGGATTGGCTTAAACTCAGATCCCAAAGTCGTACACCATCAATCTATACCCAACACCATGGCGATCGCCAATTACAGAACCATTACGAAAACCCAGTGGCAAGGATGGGTGGCAGCGGCCCGGCGCCAGGCCCTCAAAGGTAAGTTGCCCCAATACATTCCCCAGTTGAGCTTGGTCAATGCGGCTAATTTTGCCCTAGATATTGGTGATCAGAACGGTATTATTTACGAGGCGGGGAATACTGATTTAACATTCAGTTTGATGAGTGTGGTCAAACCTTTCCTCTGGCTTTACATACTCCATCACCGGGGTTGGCAGTGGGCCCAGCAAAAAGTTGGCGATCGCCCTTCCCATTTACCATTTAATTCCGTGGAGCAATTGGAGCAGGATGGGGGTTATCCCCGCAATACCATGGTTAACAGTGGGGCCATCTGCCTAGCAGGTCAGATTCCAGGGGCAACGGCAGACCAACGGTGTGAAAATTTCCTTACTTGGTTAAACCACACTGCCCAATGTCAACTTTGGCTTGACCAAGAACTATTAGCCTCTATCCATTCCCTCCCCAATCCCCGCAATCTGGCCATCGCCCATCTGCTGACAGAAAAAGGCTACGTGGAAGATGCTGCCCTAGCCTTGGACACCTATAATCAACTTTGTTGTTTGAGTGGTTGCCTCAAGGATTTGTTCAAGCTGGGCCTCGCCCTACAGTGTCCCCGACTGCCCTTACAGCCGGACACCACTGCCAGGGTCAAAGCCACCATGGCCAAAGCAGGACTTTATGAAATGTCAGAATTATTTTTTCAACGTACTGGTTTCATCTGCAAATCCGGGGTAAGTGGTTTGATTTTGGCTTGCTTGCCGGCCCAGTCACCGACCATTTTTGCCTGTTATAGTCCACCTTTGAATGAAGATGGTAATCCTGTGGCTCCCCTGGCATTATTGGAGTTTTTAGCCCTGGCGGGCAAAAGCTAA
- a CDS encoding bifunctional oligoribonuclease/PAP phosphatase NrnA: MDSVSSRPTNGISAPESSPMQCPGPNATSTRKDIGCSPALDTISSRIPSANTAQIIKLQHHLECHRGQRFILVIQDFPDPDALSSAWAFQLIAAQYEIQCDIVYAGTLSHQENIALVKLTGLPAKRWGPQMLKDIDLSDYEGCVLVDSQGTNSQLMPLVQEARIPIVVIIDHHSQQDDFEVENAFVDIRTGSRSTATILTEYLQGGMLDFNNSNPTHVKCATALMHGLRSDTINLLQAQEAEFMAAAYLSRIYDAQLLNAVLQSARSKRVMEVIERSLQNRVVQNNFSLAGVGYLRYEERDAIPQAADFLATEENVHTALVYGIVHDRANDIELVIGSLRTNKLTLDPDEFLKESLGMDNAGRYYGGGRDMAGGFEIPVGFLTGCNDQAEYTKLKWEVFDRQLKQKFFRLINPDHRVVHS; encoded by the coding sequence ATGGATTCCGTTTCCTCCCGGCCCACTAACGGCATTTCTGCTCCAGAATCCAGTCCAATGCAGTGCCCGGGCCCAAATGCTACCAGTACTCGCAAGGACATTGGTTGTTCCCCAGCCCTAGACACCATTTCTTCGCGCATCCCCTCCGCCAATACAGCCCAGATTATCAAACTCCAACACCATTTGGAGTGCCACCGGGGGCAAAGATTTATCTTAGTAATTCAAGATTTCCCTGACCCCGATGCCCTCTCCAGCGCCTGGGCTTTTCAGTTGATTGCAGCTCAGTACGAAATCCAGTGTGACATTGTCTATGCCGGTACCCTTTCCCACCAAGAGAATATTGCCTTGGTGAAGTTGACCGGCCTCCCTGCCAAACGTTGGGGGCCACAAATGCTCAAGGATATTGACCTCTCGGACTACGAAGGCTGTGTGCTAGTGGACAGTCAAGGCACCAACAGTCAGCTAATGCCTTTAGTACAAGAAGCCAGGATCCCCATTGTGGTAATCATCGATCACCACAGTCAACAGGACGATTTTGAAGTGGAAAATGCTTTTGTGGATATTCGCACTGGTAGTCGTTCCACTGCCACTATTTTGACGGAATATCTGCAGGGAGGCATGTTGGATTTCAATAACAGTAATCCCACCCACGTTAAATGCGCCACTGCTCTGATGCACGGTTTACGCTCCGACACCATCAATTTACTCCAGGCCCAGGAAGCGGAATTTATGGCAGCGGCCTACCTTAGTCGTATTTACGATGCCCAGTTGTTAAATGCGGTGTTGCAGTCGGCTCGTTCTAAACGGGTAATGGAGGTGATTGAGCGCTCTTTACAAAACCGTGTGGTACAAAATAATTTTTCTTTGGCCGGGGTAGGCTATCTCCGCTACGAAGAACGAGACGCTATTCCCCAGGCGGCGGATTTTTTGGCCACGGAAGAAAACGTACATACCGCTTTGGTTTACGGTATTGTCCACGACCGCGCTAATGACATCGAGTTGGTCATTGGTTCTCTCCGTACTAATAAATTAACCTTGGACCCCGACGAGTTTTTAAAGGAAAGTTTGGGCATGGATAATGCGGGGCGCTACTACGGTGGCGGTCGGGATATGGCAGGGGGTTTTGAAATTCCTGTGGGTTTCCTAACGGGATGCAATGACCAAGCGGAATATACCAAGCTGAAATGGGAAGTATTTGATCGCCAATTAAAGCAAAAGTTTTTCCGGCTCATTAACCCTGACCATCGAGTGGTTCATTCCTAG